The following DNA comes from Aquila chrysaetos chrysaetos chromosome 9, bAquChr1.4, whole genome shotgun sequence.
GGGGAACCCCGCAGCTCGGCCAAGAGCCGGTTACCAGACAAGGACCCAGGCGGGGTGGGGAGGGTCCTGTTAAGTAAACTGGGTGTAATTAGTTACGGGTTGGGgttgtcctcctcctccagtcCCTCCCTGGTAACCACAGGGGGTTTGCCTCCCATTTTACCCCCGTGAGTTGGGGTTGGAACGTGCAGTATTGGAGTTTTTTCTCTCCACTCAAGGCCTCAGAAGCTTTTCCTGCTGGCGCTCCACCCTGCCGCCAATTTAGTGGAATTGAACGGAACTCTCCAGCAAATTGGTGGAAAAGTCGGCAGGAGTGTGGGCAGCGGCATCACTGGGGGTTTGGAGGGTTGGCGGTCGGTGACGGTGCCTcgcaagggaagaggaggaggaggaagctgcaCTGTCACCTGCCGTAGCTGTCACCTGCCACGCCCACCTTCGTTCGTCACAGCTTAACGAAGCTCCAAGGGTGCTCGTTCACCTCCTTGTTATCCTCGGCCTGTTGCCGGGAGGAAAACAAGCCGGGGTGGCTGATGGACCTTGGGGGAACGTGGTGTCCCTgtggcactgctgcagctgggccTGGCGTGTACTGAGTTGTATCTGGTCttagctgggggggggtgttttcccccttccccatcctcaCACATCCCAgcaccttttcttcctcttttgggattaaaaaaaaaccaaaatcatcAGAAACGCTTCAGCTGTGGGGGGTGCAGTTGGAATCAATGCGGGGGAGTTCAAAATCCTGAAGTGAGACCCAATTTTAACCAAATCCCTTGGGTTTTGATTGGCTGCTAGCTTGTTTACAGAAAGGGTGGGGTGCCCTGTGTGTCTCGGGCGGGAGGGGGAGCATCTCATCTCACCCtgtctcccccctccccaggatCCTCTCGCAGGATGGGCTGGTGGAGAcggtgcggcggcggcggtaCTATGAGAAGCCGTGCCGCCGGCGGCAGCGCCTGGCCTACGAGGCATGCCGGCGGGTCTACAATGCCGAGATGGGGCGGAAGATCAGCTTCTTGGCGCGAGGCAGCCGGCAGGACCCCTGGCTGGGCTGCTAGGGGTTGGGAGGAGCCGCCCCCCCAATAAAGGCCTTTGCCCTTAGCGGAGTTTTAATTTAGCTTTCATTAATTGCGGCGGATGAGGCAGGCCGTGACCAAGCTGCCCGCGGAAACGTGGCGGCGGTTCACGCGCTGGCTGCGAGAGCGggaaaaaggcggggggggcggggctggTGGTGTCTCTAGTCATGTGATGTGGGCGGTGCCGAGAGAGCCCGGTATTGGATGCCCCGCCCCTGCCCCGCACGCCAGGCCTTCTCCTTCCCGTCGCCCCCTGCGCGAGTGGGCGCGCAGGCGCCGCGCGGCCGTTTCCGCTTCCGCCCCGACGTGCCGTCGCCGTCagggctgccgccgccgccgctgacCGGGCCGGGGCCTGTCGGGGGGTCGcaccccgccccgcccgctCCGGTGAGGGAAAGAGGGTAGGGGGGTCGCTTCCGAGGGGAGGAGGGTGCCGGGGGAGGGCGGGGACGCGGCTGAGGGGAGACTGGGGTACCGGGGAGGCCGCGCCTGAGGCGGCACCGGGGCCCGGCACCGGCGCCAGCCAACGCGGAGCCCCTTCGCCGCGGTCCCTCCGCCCTGGGGCCGCCTCCCCCGGTGAGGCCGGGGCTggaacggggaggggggcgggcaACGCGGGTTCCGCCGGGCTGGACCGAGCCGCCGGCTCCGGTAGCGGTGGGAAGCTGGGGCCGTGCGGGAGGGGACCGGCCTCCGCGGGTACCAGCGGAGGTTGGGGAGTCACCGGGGAATCTCCAACGCCGAATTCGAGCGTTTCCGTAGCAACCGGGGCGTGCGAAGCCGCGACCGGGCTCTCGCGGCCGGAGCCTCTGCCGGCGTTCTGGCTTGGGGCAGGATTGACACAGCGGAgctgaactttttctttttttttgttattgttctttttttgttgttgtttttgtggggtttttttaatctctgaagGCAGCAGTTTGGCTGACAGCGCCGCGGAAGCATCAGTTTCAGGTTCTCGCTGTTCTGGGAAGTAACACAGAGAAGACGGTTAGTGCCTGTGtctttctaaatatatatatacatttaaaatctcCTATAGGTGTTATTTCCCCACCGGATTCCTTGTTGATACTCCATGTCTGCCCAGGAGTCCCTGAGGGCGCTCGGGGCGCTGATGGAGGCGTTCCTTACGGACTGGGTTTGCTCTCCCGATATTCTGAGCAGAACGCCATTAAACCTGTTGCGCTCCTCTGCCAGTCCTTATTAGATTACAGAAGTTGAAGATTAATATAGA
Coding sequences within:
- the MRPS21 gene encoding 28S ribosomal protein S21, mitochondrial isoform X2 encodes the protein MANHLRFLGRTVMVQNGNVEAAYGALNRILSQDGLVETVRRRRYYEKPCRRRQRLAYEACRRVYNAEMGRKISFLARGSRQDPWLGC